A DNA window from Ostrea edulis chromosome 5, xbOstEdul1.1, whole genome shotgun sequence contains the following coding sequences:
- the LOC125650507 gene encoding uncharacterized protein LOC125650507, translated as MADLTNSQIMQYATDLRILLVFLEKANQQVSALESYIQRLSQGTFRSTLHDSQAIHNLTKKSVANGIKRVYLQLSTHKWEQVKQLYALVTQQLDLEQLPEPPTVSAGESTEMDEMASITTPTFCKLYRSA; from the exons ATGGCTGATCTAACAAACTCCCAGATTATGCAGTATGCTACAGACCTCAGGATTCTCCTTGTTTTCCTTGAAAAAGCCAACCAACAGGTTTCTGCTCTAG AGTCCTACATCCAGCGTTTGAGCCAGGGGACCTTCAGATCCACACTACACGATTCCCAAGCCATCCACAACCTCACCAAGAAGTCTGTTGCCAATGGCATCAAGAGAGTTTACCTACAGCTCTCCACCCACAAATGGGAGCAAGTCAAACAGTTGTATGCCCTTGTCACCCAGCAGCTGGACTTGGAACAACTACCAGAACCACCCACCGTCAGTGCAGGAGAATCAACAGAGATGGACGAGATGGCTTCTATCACCACTCCAACTTTCTGTAAGCTCTATAGGAGTGCTTGA